A part of Polynucleobacter sp. MG-Unter2-18 genomic DNA contains:
- a CDS encoding biopolymer transporter ExbD — MSWLESKLQHRGQFSLGVRTAPVEPEINLIPFIDVLLVVLIFLMISTTFTRYQELAITLPTANGAASQSEVKQIHIAVSRDGRFAINGKVTDRSQLSNSLHVLNEDNAVQVNIDADAKAPHQAVMSALEAARDANLANIVFSSQTTKK, encoded by the coding sequence ATGAGTTGGTTAGAAAGTAAGCTTCAGCATCGCGGTCAATTTTCACTAGGGGTAAGGACAGCTCCGGTTGAGCCCGAGATTAATCTCATTCCCTTTATTGATGTGCTGTTGGTTGTGCTGATCTTTTTAATGATCTCCACTACGTTTACCCGCTACCAAGAGCTAGCGATCACCCTACCTACTGCCAATGGCGCAGCAAGTCAGTCGGAGGTGAAACAAATTCATATTGCAGTCAGTCGTGATGGGCGCTTTGCCATTAATGGCAAGGTGACTGACCGGAGCCAATTGAGCAATAGCCTCCATGTGCTCAACGAAGACAATGCCGTCCAAGTCAATATCGATGCCGATGCTAAAGCCCCCCATCAAGCCGTTATGAGCGCTTTAGAGGCAGCGCGTGATGCCAACCTAGCAAATATTGTATTTAGCAGTCAAACTACCAAGAAGTAA
- a CDS encoding MotA/TolQ/ExbB proton channel family protein yields the protein MYSILLSAGWPIWPLLLISIIGLAIVIERAWYLRQIHIFPKDSLEIVFGLANAISQQKTVSEPEITAISQLSPVGSLFACTLREKASGSSAESALEELQASAQSTWLRLERYLGVLATIATIAPLLGLFGTVVGMIEIFGSQGVGSPQQLAHGISIALYNTAFGLLIAIPALAAWRGLRAMANQRQHECEEFTRQLFKKLYPHSADTK from the coding sequence ATGTACTCAATCTTACTGTCTGCGGGCTGGCCTATCTGGCCCCTCCTCCTCATCTCTATTATCGGACTGGCTATTGTCATTGAACGTGCCTGGTATTTGCGGCAAATTCATATATTCCCTAAAGACAGTTTAGAAATAGTTTTTGGCCTCGCCAATGCCATTTCCCAACAAAAAACAGTCTCAGAGCCTGAAATTACTGCCATTAGTCAACTTTCACCTGTAGGCAGTCTGTTTGCCTGCACCCTTCGAGAAAAAGCCTCAGGCAGCTCTGCAGAATCCGCCTTAGAAGAATTACAAGCCAGTGCTCAGTCCACTTGGTTAAGGCTAGAGCGCTATCTTGGAGTCTTGGCCACTATTGCGACCATTGCCCCCCTCTTGGGACTCTTTGGAACCGTTGTCGGCATGATTGAAATATTTGGCAGTCAGGGCGTTGGCAGTCCTCAACAATTAGCGCACGGCATCTCCATTGCTCTGTACAACACCGCTTTTGGATTGTTGATTGCGATTCCCGCTCTAGCTGCATGGCGGGGTCTGCGAGCGATGGCAAATCAACGCCAGCATGAGTGCGAAGAATTTACACGTCAACTATTTAAGAAACTCTATCCACATTCTGCGGATACAAAATGA
- the xseA gene encoding exodeoxyribonuclease VII large subunit codes for MSEISKEILSVGDLNRAIAGSLEERFDTVWVGGEISNFKAYDSGHWYFSLKDEEGQIRCVMFRGRNGQVGFMPQSGDLVEVAANLGFYVPRGDIQLTVQSMRRAGMGGLYEAFLKLKAKLAKEGLFDLENKRPIPTHPRSIGIITSPQAAALNDVLSTLARRAPHIPIVIYPTLVQGPDAPAGIISALKAAEKENAVDVILLVRGGGSIEDLWAFNDEQLAYAISQSPIPIVSGVGHETDVTIADFVADLRAPTPTGAAELAAPRRDQMLQELDAIMQALLQRVSQRVEREAQTLDQLALRLSHALPNPDRMREQISGWQKRLNQAWLVRVENWKRDQSHFQSQLEMLNPQRTLERGYAVILSKEEQAMHAVRNPNELNTENAFQVRLAEGQVEVEFTKVELLR; via the coding sequence ATGTCGGAAATATCAAAGGAAATTCTGAGTGTTGGCGATCTAAACCGCGCCATTGCAGGCTCTTTAGAGGAGCGCTTTGATACTGTCTGGGTGGGCGGGGAGATTTCCAATTTCAAGGCTTATGACAGTGGGCACTGGTATTTCTCGCTGAAAGACGAAGAAGGGCAGATTCGCTGCGTGATGTTCCGCGGTCGGAATGGCCAAGTCGGATTTATGCCTCAATCTGGGGATTTAGTCGAAGTCGCTGCCAATCTCGGGTTTTATGTTCCGCGGGGGGACATTCAGCTGACGGTGCAAAGCATGCGACGTGCAGGCATGGGCGGTCTTTACGAAGCCTTTTTGAAGCTCAAGGCCAAACTTGCCAAAGAGGGCTTATTTGATCTTGAGAATAAGCGCCCCATTCCAACTCATCCGAGATCGATCGGCATTATTACTTCACCCCAAGCAGCAGCCTTAAATGACGTGTTGAGTACATTGGCCAGAAGAGCGCCGCATATACCGATTGTGATTTACCCGACATTGGTGCAGGGACCAGATGCGCCCGCTGGAATTATTTCTGCGCTGAAGGCCGCTGAAAAAGAAAATGCAGTCGATGTGATTTTGTTGGTGCGTGGTGGTGGCAGTATTGAAGATCTCTGGGCATTTAATGATGAGCAGTTGGCATACGCGATTTCGCAATCACCTATTCCGATTGTGAGCGGTGTTGGGCATGAAACCGATGTCACGATAGCCGACTTTGTTGCTGACTTGCGAGCGCCAACTCCTACGGGCGCGGCAGAATTGGCGGCGCCACGACGCGATCAAATGTTGCAAGAGTTAGATGCCATCATGCAAGCTTTGCTGCAAAGAGTAAGTCAGCGAGTAGAGCGCGAAGCACAAACCTTAGATCAATTGGCTTTGCGTCTCAGTCATGCCTTGCCCAACCCTGATCGCATGCGTGAGCAAATCAGTGGCTGGCAAAAACGACTCAATCAAGCATGGTTAGTCAGAGTTGAAAATTGGAAGCGTGATCAAAGCCATTTCCAGTCTCAACTTGAAATGCTGAACCCGCAAAGAACTCTAGAGCGTGGCTATGCCGTCATACTGAGTAAAGAGGAGCAGGCAATGCATGCAGTGCGTAATCCCAACGAGCTCAATACAGAAAATGCGTTTCAGGTACGCTTGGCTGAAGGCCAGGTAGAGGTTGAGTTTACTAAGGTTGAGTTACTGAGGTAA
- the murB gene encoding UDP-N-acetylmuramate dehydrogenase — translation MNSAKNAPNPAKLTPNLGLKHRNSFGLDSMAEFAYEITSADQLPALMKELGDKKLAWRVLGGGSNVILPESLPGATILINILGQDLVKSDDTYSWLSVGAGVNWHELVSWTLEHNLPGFENLALIPGTVGAAPIQNIGAYGVEIGEYIDSIEVFDSAAHAFVTLPQEACQFAYRDSYFKKNPNRFIVTKVVFKIPKVWHARLHYADLAKQFSESNSSPSAKQIFDAVCTIRSKKLPDPKVIGNAGSFFQNPIVSNEQCEQLIQQFPNLISYPDDNGKRKLAAGWLIDQCGFKGKRIGTVGVYEKQALVLVNHGGGTSTDILNLAKSIQEEVLKKFNVKLEIEPNIL, via the coding sequence ATGAACTCCGCGAAAAATGCGCCCAATCCAGCAAAATTGACCCCCAATCTGGGGCTCAAGCACCGGAATAGCTTTGGTCTAGATTCCATGGCGGAATTCGCGTACGAGATCACATCCGCGGATCAGTTACCAGCCCTCATGAAAGAACTGGGGGATAAAAAACTTGCCTGGCGTGTATTAGGCGGTGGAAGTAATGTGATTCTTCCGGAGTCTTTGCCTGGAGCAACCATACTCATTAATATTCTCGGCCAAGATCTTGTTAAATCGGATGACACATACTCATGGCTCTCCGTGGGAGCTGGGGTCAATTGGCACGAATTGGTTTCCTGGACGCTAGAGCACAATCTCCCGGGATTTGAGAACCTCGCACTGATACCAGGCACTGTTGGCGCCGCGCCCATTCAAAACATTGGGGCGTACGGTGTTGAAATCGGCGAATATATCGACAGCATCGAGGTATTTGATTCTGCGGCCCATGCCTTTGTCACTCTCCCGCAAGAGGCCTGCCAGTTTGCCTATCGCGATAGCTACTTCAAGAAAAATCCCAATCGCTTTATCGTGACAAAGGTTGTTTTTAAAATTCCTAAGGTTTGGCACGCGCGATTACATTATGCCGATCTAGCAAAGCAATTTTCTGAATCAAACTCCAGCCCAAGTGCAAAGCAAATTTTTGATGCCGTCTGCACTATCCGATCCAAGAAATTACCAGACCCCAAGGTCATCGGCAATGCTGGAAGTTTTTTCCAAAACCCGATTGTCAGCAATGAACAATGTGAGCAACTGATCCAGCAATTTCCGAATCTGATTTCTTATCCAGATGACAATGGCAAACGCAAGTTAGCAGCTGGATGGCTGATTGATCAATGCGGCTTTAAAGGCAAACGTATTGGCACTGTCGGCGTTTATGAAAAGCAAGCGCTAGTGCTAGTGAATCATGGTGGCGGGACATCGACCGATATCCTCAATCTGGCAAAAAGTATTCAAGAGGAAGTCTTGAAGAAATTTAATGTAAAACTCGAGATTGAGCCAAATATTCTGTAG
- a CDS encoding YajQ family cyclic di-GMP-binding protein, with protein MPSFDVVCEPDMIELKNAIEQSNKEITNRFDFKGSDSRVEQKDETLILFGDDDFKLGQVRDVLYGKMAKRNVDVRYLKDDKKETIGSDKRKQTMKIQKGITSELAKKVVRIIKDSKIKVQASIQGDAVRVTGTKRDDLQETMAMLKKEVSEAPLGFNNFRD; from the coding sequence ATGCCCTCATTTGACGTAGTGTGTGAGCCTGACATGATTGAGTTGAAAAACGCAATTGAGCAATCCAATAAAGAAATTACCAATCGTTTTGACTTTAAAGGCTCTGATAGCCGAGTGGAGCAAAAGGATGAGACTCTCATCTTGTTTGGTGATGATGACTTTAAATTGGGACAAGTTCGCGATGTTCTTTACGGTAAGATGGCTAAACGCAATGTGGATGTGCGCTACCTCAAGGACGACAAAAAAGAGACGATTGGTAGTGATAAGCGCAAGCAAACCATGAAAATCCAAAAGGGGATTACTTCTGAGTTAGCCAAAAAAGTAGTCCGCATTATTAAAGACAGCAAAATCAAAGTGCAGGCGAGTATTCAGGGTGATGCAGTGCGTGTAACGGGTACTAAGCGCGATGATTTACAAGAGACTATGGCTATGCTCAAGAAAGAGGTCAGCGAGGCTCCATTAGGCTTTAATAACTTCCGTGACTAA
- the xerD gene encoding site-specific tyrosine recombinase XerD: protein MTNVVVPVIHQVSQEAIERFCDACWLEDGLAKNSLSAYRRDLLLLAQWLQKDSGTDLYAVTEKDLTAYIAHRRADKATTANRRLTVFKRFYRHALRMNLVKSDPCIGLRAAKQALRFPKTLSEDQVTSLLNAPDVETALGLRDRTMLELMYASGLRVSEIVSLKTVALGLNEGVIRVVNGKGGKERFVPFGGEAGLWLRRYLADARKLLLEGKTTDAVFVGRHTGTGLTRQAFWALIKRYATIANIPVALSPHTLRHAFATHLLNHGADLRVVQLLLGHADISTTQIYTHVARERLKSIHQQHHPRGA from the coding sequence GTGACTAATGTAGTTGTGCCAGTCATCCACCAAGTAAGCCAAGAGGCCATTGAGCGCTTCTGTGATGCTTGTTGGCTTGAGGATGGGTTGGCGAAAAATAGCTTGTCTGCTTATCGGCGAGATCTATTGCTCTTAGCGCAGTGGCTTCAAAAAGACTCGGGCACGGATTTGTATGCAGTAACTGAGAAAGATCTCACCGCCTACATTGCGCATCGACGTGCCGACAAAGCTACCACTGCAAATCGAAGGCTCACAGTATTCAAGCGTTTTTATCGTCATGCTTTGCGCATGAACTTGGTTAAAAGTGATCCTTGCATTGGTTTGCGGGCAGCCAAGCAAGCATTGCGTTTTCCTAAGACACTCAGTGAGGATCAGGTAACTTCCTTGCTTAACGCCCCCGATGTTGAGACTGCTTTGGGGTTGCGTGATCGCACCATGCTTGAGTTGATGTACGCCAGTGGTCTGCGCGTTTCTGAGATTGTTTCATTGAAGACTGTTGCCTTGGGTTTAAATGAAGGTGTCATTCGGGTTGTTAATGGCAAGGGTGGCAAAGAGCGTTTCGTACCTTTTGGTGGTGAGGCGGGGCTGTGGTTACGTCGCTATCTAGCTGATGCCAGAAAACTATTGCTTGAGGGCAAAACTACTGATGCGGTATTTGTGGGTCGTCATACCGGCACAGGCTTAACTCGCCAAGCTTTTTGGGCGCTCATTAAGCGCTATGCCACGATTGCCAATATCCCTGTAGCCTTATCTCCACACACCTTGCGCCATGCTTTTGCTACCCATTTGCTTAATCACGGGGCTGATTTAAGGGTGGTACAGCTACTTTTGGGGCATGCTGACATATCTACTACCCAGATCTATACCCATGTAGCCAGAGAGCGCCTCAAATCGATTCATCAGCAACATCATCCTCGGGGTGCTTGA
- the plsY gene encoding glycerol-3-phosphate 1-O-acyltransferase PlsY — protein sequence MNFTLDLLLIPIAYLIGSISFAVVVSKCMRLPDPHSYGSGNPGATNVLRTGNKLAAVLTLIGDALKGFFAVMLARILLGDESLTSTSNSWLLCGVVLAVFLGHLFPVFHSFKGGKGVATACGILFGINWILGLATLSTWIIVATFMRYSSLAALAAAIFGPIYFVFLFGFQPMGIALLVVCLLLIWRHRSNIKNLMNGTESRIGSKKKAQS from the coding sequence ATGAATTTCACATTAGACCTTTTACTTATTCCGATTGCCTATTTGATTGGGTCAATTTCGTTTGCGGTGGTGGTGAGTAAATGCATGCGTTTACCAGATCCCCACTCCTATGGTTCTGGCAATCCAGGTGCCACCAATGTTCTAAGAACTGGTAATAAGCTTGCCGCTGTTTTGACTTTGATTGGAGATGCGCTAAAAGGTTTTTTTGCTGTGATGCTTGCCAGAATCCTACTGGGTGATGAGTCATTAACCTCCACCTCAAATTCTTGGTTGTTATGCGGTGTAGTGCTGGCAGTTTTCTTGGGGCATTTGTTCCCGGTATTTCATAGTTTTAAGGGTGGCAAGGGTGTTGCTACTGCTTGTGGCATCCTATTTGGTATTAATTGGATCCTTGGCTTGGCTACACTGAGCACTTGGATTATTGTGGCGACATTCATGCGCTACTCATCTTTAGCGGCTTTGGCTGCAGCAATATTTGGCCCCATCTATTTTGTATTTTTGTTTGGTTTCCAGCCGATGGGTATTGCTCTCTTAGTAGTTTGCTTGCTGCTGATTTGGCGTCACCGCAGCAATATCAAAAACCTGATGAATGGCACTGAGTCACGCATTGGCTCAAAGAAAAAGGCGCAATCATGA
- a CDS encoding MAPEG family protein — MTIAYWCVLFMGLLPIVAAGIAKKGFEGYDNGAPRQWLAKQTGYRARANAAQANLFESLPLFFAAVIIAVIADAPQHRVDLLALGFIIARIAYLACYLADWSTTRSIVWLAGLACVVAIFFQI; from the coding sequence ATGACTATTGCTTATTGGTGTGTTCTATTTATGGGTTTGCTTCCCATCGTTGCCGCCGGCATTGCTAAAAAAGGATTTGAGGGTTATGACAATGGCGCACCTCGCCAATGGTTAGCAAAACAAACCGGATATCGGGCGCGCGCGAATGCGGCCCAAGCAAACCTCTTTGAGTCTCTCCCACTATTTTTTGCCGCAGTCATCATTGCGGTCATAGCGGACGCGCCACAACATAGAGTGGATCTTTTGGCGCTGGGTTTCATTATTGCCAGAATCGCTTACTTAGCTTGCTATCTTGCTGATTGGTCTACAACTAGATCTATCGTTTGGCTTGCTGGCTTAGCTTGCGTAGTAGCGATCTTCTTTCAGATTTAA
- the folE gene encoding GTP cyclohydrolase I, translating into MGDAGTPLSVVIRRRIEAQRARFHANDNISAFIKPGELEGLVDEVAEKMQAVLESLVIDTESDHNTKNTSQRVAKMFVKEVFNGRYVEQPTLTKFPNVSRLNELMIIGPITVRSACSHHLCPIMGRIWIGVLPSKESALIGLSKYSRLTEWVMCRPQIQEEAVVELADMLERKIKPIGVAIVMDADHFCMQWRGVKDRDSKMVNSVMRGAFLKDSNLRREFLSLLEKR; encoded by the coding sequence ATGGGGGATGCAGGCACACCACTATCTGTGGTGATCCGTCGTCGTATCGAAGCTCAGAGGGCACGCTTTCATGCGAATGACAATATATCTGCATTTATTAAGCCAGGTGAGTTAGAGGGCTTGGTAGATGAGGTTGCTGAAAAAATGCAGGCCGTACTAGAGAGTTTGGTGATTGATACCGAGAGTGATCACAATACTAAAAACACCAGCCAACGTGTTGCGAAGATGTTTGTTAAGGAAGTATTTAATGGTCGCTATGTTGAGCAACCAACACTCACGAAATTTCCTAATGTCAGCAGACTAAATGAGTTGATGATCATTGGCCCCATCACGGTTCGTAGTGCTTGCTCACACCATCTATGTCCAATCATGGGTCGTATCTGGATTGGTGTCTTGCCAAGCAAAGAATCTGCATTGATTGGTTTATCGAAATACTCACGTCTGACTGAATGGGTGATGTGTCGTCCACAAATTCAGGAAGAGGCTGTCGTGGAATTGGCGGATATGCTCGAGAGGAAAATCAAGCCGATTGGTGTTGCCATCGTGATGGATGCAGATCACTTCTGCATGCAATGGCGCGGCGTTAAGGATCGTGATTCGAAGATGGTCAACAGCGTGATGCGCGGAGCATTCTTAAAAGACTCTAATTTGCGTAGAGAGTTTTTATCCCTTTTAGAAAAGAGATAG
- a CDS encoding high-potential iron-sulfur protein: MKNSRRQFMILSAAGACTLALNGKVQAQAMVAESDPQAAALGYKADASKVDKAKYAKYATGQQCDNCALYQGKAGSASGGCSLFGAKQVAGKGWCSAYAKKA, encoded by the coding sequence ATGAAAAATAGTCGTCGCCAATTCATGATTTTGTCTGCCGCTGGTGCCTGCACTTTAGCCTTGAACGGTAAAGTTCAAGCTCAAGCAATGGTTGCTGAATCGGATCCACAGGCTGCTGCATTGGGTTACAAGGCAGATGCGTCCAAGGTTGATAAGGCAAAGTATGCCAAATATGCTACTGGTCAACAGTGCGATAACTGCGCTTTGTACCAAGGTAAGGCTGGTTCTGCTTCTGGTGGTTGCTCTTTGTTTGGTGCTAAGCAAGTTGCTGGCAAAGGCTGGTGCTCTGCTTATGCTAAGAAGGCTTAA
- a CDS encoding acyltransferase family protein, producing the protein MTSQATNQLDLHHRKEIDGLRALAVSAVIAFHFFPGTLPTGYLGVDLFFVISGYLITLLISRQAAKNEFRFSSFYLKRVKRILPAMLAMLVASSIAATLILLAPDLERYAKSQIATLSFIANIYFWRTGGYFSTSDELKPLLHMWSLGVEEQFYLFFPAILIIIIRFIRPQSLKIVALLVIATSSYGINIYLTHIGGSNPAFFLLPTRIWQFAIGGCFALLPIIRPENSTRLNFLFIAGLALITINFVTPPSQIPSATLLTLGAGLILWNKLNSNSLLLRYLITKPVGLVGLSSFSLYLWHWPILVFLKYIYVDSVPLHILMSALLATILIAYLSWKYIENPFRSSIPTRTTLLAILSIYCVLAIYASTMLALKGLPGRDADLANSFANAIDSNYRCPPGNYRLYGASRSCLIGDITASPSLALLGNSHAQMYAPAIIESLNAHHQAGLIIPLNGCLPTIDLNISTECLKMAEINFQAIEKDRNLKTVIIAMTWYSNDLVDKSGASISDPKLSYREKSIMMLIDNLAKTGKNIYLVGPIAIPNFDFASVASRNIKFGNTIENSSVTRASFDSQFKSLISSLSRQLQGRLILPHEVLCDEEHCNFADKQGSYFSDSNHLSAYGTQKLRQLFNPIFERQQH; encoded by the coding sequence ATGACTAGCCAAGCCACTAATCAACTGGACTTACATCACCGAAAAGAAATTGACGGGCTTAGAGCGCTAGCGGTATCGGCGGTAATCGCATTTCACTTCTTCCCCGGTACCCTGCCAACTGGATATCTTGGTGTTGACTTATTTTTTGTCATTTCTGGATATCTCATCACCCTTTTAATTAGCAGACAAGCGGCAAAAAATGAATTCCGATTTTCCTCGTTCTATCTAAAGAGGGTTAAAAGAATTTTGCCAGCGATGCTGGCCATGCTTGTTGCCAGCTCAATTGCCGCTACCTTGATATTGCTTGCCCCAGACCTAGAGAGGTATGCAAAGAGTCAGATTGCAACACTAAGCTTTATTGCCAATATATATTTTTGGAGAACGGGTGGATATTTCTCAACCAGCGATGAGTTAAAGCCTTTGCTTCACATGTGGTCCCTTGGGGTTGAAGAACAATTTTATCTATTCTTCCCAGCAATATTAATCATTATCATTAGATTTATCAGACCCCAATCACTAAAAATAGTGGCATTACTAGTAATAGCCACATCTTCATATGGCATCAATATTTATCTCACGCATATTGGCGGCTCAAACCCAGCATTCTTCTTACTTCCAACCCGCATTTGGCAATTTGCAATTGGCGGTTGTTTTGCACTCCTCCCAATCATCCGGCCAGAAAATTCTACGCGCCTGAATTTTTTGTTCATAGCGGGACTAGCGCTTATTACTATTAATTTCGTAACGCCGCCATCTCAAATTCCGAGCGCAACTCTATTGACTCTTGGTGCAGGACTTATTCTTTGGAACAAATTAAATAGCAATTCACTACTGCTTCGTTATCTAATTACAAAACCAGTGGGGCTGGTAGGGCTATCCTCTTTCTCGCTCTACCTATGGCATTGGCCCATTTTAGTTTTTCTGAAGTACATCTATGTAGATAGCGTACCTTTACATATCTTGATGAGCGCGTTGCTGGCAACCATCCTCATTGCATATTTGAGCTGGAAATATATTGAAAATCCATTTAGGAGTTCAATCCCTACCAGAACTACATTGCTTGCAATTCTCTCTATCTACTGCGTATTAGCTATATATGCGTCAACTATGCTCGCATTAAAAGGTCTGCCTGGTAGAGATGCCGATCTTGCAAATTCATTTGCAAATGCAATTGACTCAAACTACCGCTGCCCTCCAGGCAACTATCGACTTTATGGCGCATCGCGTAGCTGCTTAATTGGCGATATAACAGCGTCTCCCTCATTAGCACTTCTTGGCAACTCACATGCTCAGATGTATGCGCCAGCAATTATTGAGTCTCTCAACGCGCATCATCAGGCCGGGCTAATTATTCCACTCAATGGCTGTCTTCCAACAATCGATCTCAATATCTCTACAGAATGCCTAAAGATGGCTGAAATAAATTTTCAAGCGATAGAAAAAGATAGGAATCTAAAAACTGTAATCATTGCGATGACCTGGTATTCAAATGATTTGGTTGATAAATCAGGGGCATCAATTTCAGACCCCAAGCTCAGCTACAGAGAAAAATCAATCATGATGCTAATAGATAATTTAGCAAAGACAGGGAAAAACATATACTTAGTTGGTCCAATCGCTATTCCCAATTTTGATTTTGCATCCGTGGCAAGCAGAAATATTAAGTTCGGAAATACTATTGAAAACTCTTCCGTCACGAGAGCCTCATTTGATAGTCAATTCAAGTCCCTGATAAGCTCTTTATCACGCCAACTACAAGGCAGGCTGATTTTGCCCCACGAGGTACTATGTGATGAAGAGCATTGCAACTTCGCAGATAAACAAGGAAGTTACTTTTCAGATAGCAATCACCTATCTGCATATGGGACTCAAAAACTTCGTCAACTATTTAACCCCATTTTTGAGAGGCAGCAGCATTAA
- a CDS encoding HPP family protein, whose protein sequence is MRPSRKQLIKNLAFYLGGDQPFVPWLERMRSVFGAFLGLLLVITTAQFLGELGGTDEWLMASLGASALLVFALPQSPMAQPWAVIAGNTLSALVGISIFRFVNDPLLAMPLAASLSILGMFALRCLHPPAAAVALIVVLSQITHYQYAFFPVMVDSILLILAGATYSNLTGKPYPNKPN, encoded by the coding sequence ATGCGACCATCCCGTAAGCAACTCATAAAAAATCTTGCCTTTTACCTTGGCGGCGATCAGCCTTTTGTCCCATGGTTGGAGCGAATGCGCTCTGTATTTGGGGCATTTTTAGGACTTTTGTTAGTGATTACTACCGCTCAGTTCCTTGGTGAGCTTGGCGGTACTGATGAATGGTTGATGGCGTCCCTGGGTGCAAGTGCATTGCTAGTGTTTGCCTTGCCTCAGAGTCCAATGGCTCAGCCATGGGCTGTAATTGCTGGCAATACCCTGTCTGCATTGGTTGGGATCTCGATATTCCGCTTTGTAAATGACCCTCTGTTAGCAATGCCTTTGGCGGCCAGCCTATCCATCCTGGGTATGTTTGCATTGCGTTGCTTGCACCCTCCCGCCGCCGCGGTAGCCTTAATTGTTGTTTTGAGCCAGATAACCCATTACCAATATGCTTTTTTCCCAGTGATGGTGGATTCCATTCTATTAATCTTGGCGGGGGCTACTTATAGCAATTTAACAGGAAAGCCTTACCCAAATAAGCCAAATTAA